One part of the Amphiura filiformis chromosome 5, Afil_fr2py, whole genome shotgun sequence genome encodes these proteins:
- the LOC140152336 gene encoding uncharacterized protein: protein MTQLGLLSNIFFNYTLESRNQRIGPTARMEFKNNAEFTNVTFNEHSYDIKPNTNYTLRLQASYKERYSADTRTIYIKTKQSAPHNKPSKPSIFNTTVDCEKPDLRDIGINWQPPATESWNVNITYFRIHYQCDIQCIPQFVTFPVRNGPNGLNMRYMATLRDLSRWHSYNIWVSAHNSAGYASSDLTFITESKMDANNTKPVQLMANTTSKDSVLISWIPPMSNHNKGDGATCVTQYQIKLISDTVNVDEVLVEDTTNNTYYHVNGLHPGNYIIMVHSLLGGSKDMKGNVATTTFELLKDEDTVSTWMVGFIIIVVSLTMVIVIIILIRRSCFYRVVTDDTLKNNPILEKARRTQVSLPYRQENIEIIDEISRYILVWRLRRCQCRRIQLT from the exons ATGACACAACTAGGACTTTTATCCAACATTTTCTTCAATTACACTCTGGAATCAAGAAATCAAAGAAttg GGCCAACAGCGCGTATGGAATTTAAGAATAATGCCGAGTTTACAAATGTGACTTTCAATGAGCATAGTTATGATATTAAGCCAAACACCAACTACACCTTACGGCTACAAGCGTCTTATAAGGAGAGATACAGCGCTGATACCAGAACAATTTACATCAAGACAAAACAGTCAG CACCACATAACAAACCATCCAAACCTTCTATCTTCAACACAACCGTGGATTGTGAGAAGCCAGATTTGAGAGACATAGGAATCAATTGGCAG CCTCCTGCAACGGAATCGTGGAACGTCAACATCACTTACTTCCGAATTCACTACCAATGTGACATCCAATGCATCCCTCAGTTTGTGACTTTCCCAGTACGGAATGGGCCCAATGGGCTTAATATGAGATACATGGCAACACTGCGTGATTTGTCTAGATGGCATAGCTACAATATTTGGGTTTCTGCGCATAATTCCGCAGGATATGCATCCAGTGATCTGACATTCATAACTGAAAGCAAAATGG ATGCCAACAATACAAAGCCGGTGCAACTAATGGCCAACACTACATCGAAGGACAGTGTGCTTATTTCATGGATACCTCCTATGTCCAATCACAACAAAGGCGATGGTGCAACGTGCGTTACTCaatatcaaatcaaattaatAAGCGATACAGTTAACGTGGACGAAGTTCTCGTTGAAGACACGACCAACAACACATATTACCACGTTAATGGCTTACACCCTGGTAATTACATCATCATGGTGCACTCCCTTCTCGGTGGAAGTAAGGATATGAAAGGAAATGTTGCTACAACAACGTTCGAGTTACTTAAGGACG AAGATACTGTTTCGACTTGGATGGTTGGGTTCATCATCATCGTAGTCTCATTGACAATGGTTATAGTGATTATCATACTCATTCGTCGTAGCTGCTTTTACCGAGTTGTTACTGATGATACCTTGAAGAACAATCCAATACTG GAAAAAGCTCGAAGGACTCAAGTTTCGCTACCATATCGCCAAGAGAACATAGAGATTATTGATGAAATATCTCGCTACATTCTAGTGTGGCGGCTTCGTCGCTGCCAGTGTCGGCGGATACAGCTGACCTAA